A region of Chloracidobacterium sp. DNA encodes the following proteins:
- a CDS encoding glycosyltransferase family 2 protein — translation MNISAVIIAGNEESKIADAISSVNWVDEVLVVDSESTDNTRAIAEGMGANVITRPWPGFSAQKQFGIEAASFDWILSLDADERISPELRDEILNLRNVPMSLRADGYKMPRLSFYMDRAIRHSGWYPDWQLRFFNRQKGKWKDVLVHESFQMTADAKVEKLKHNILHYSSEGAQHHHEMIGKRYAPLAAQQLFNEGVMTSPISIALAGPVAFFSTFFLKLGFLDGLPGYCIARFAAQHAFMKKLCLWEIQNAKR, via the coding sequence ATGAACATCTCAGCCGTGATCATTGCCGGAAATGAGGAAAGCAAGATAGCCGATGCTATTAGCTCGGTCAACTGGGTCGATGAGGTTCTCGTTGTCGATTCAGAAAGCACCGACAATACTCGTGCGATCGCAGAAGGGATGGGTGCTAACGTAATAACAAGGCCATGGCCCGGTTTTTCGGCTCAGAAGCAGTTTGGCATTGAAGCGGCATCTTTCGACTGGATTCTTAGCCTTGACGCAGACGAGCGCATATCGCCAGAGTTGCGTGATGAAATTCTAAACTTACGAAACGTTCCGATGAGTCTTAGGGCAGACGGCTACAAGATGCCGAGGCTTTCCTTTTATATGGATCGAGCGATCAGGCACAGCGGATGGTATCCTGATTGGCAGCTTCGCTTTTTCAACCGTCAAAAAGGAAAATGGAAAGATGTTTTGGTACATGAGTCATTTCAAATGACAGCGGACGCAAAGGTCGAAAAGTTAAAACACAACATTCTTCACTACAGTTCCGAAGGAGCTCAACATCATCACGAAATGATCGGTAAAAGATATGCTCCGCTTGCGGCACAGCAGTTATTTAACGAAGGTGTTATGACCTCACCTATTAGCATCGCACTCGCGGGGCCCGTAGCTTTTTTCTCGACCTTTTTTCTCAAACTGGGATTTCTTGATGGCCTGCCCGGCTATTGCATCGCCCGTTTTGCCGCTCAACATGCGTTTATGAAAAAATTATGTTTGTGGGAGATCCAAAATGCAAAAAGGTAG
- a CDS encoding TolC family protein: protein MTVFICVLGISVMASPQTDTRTNENVSDDKMTASIANIPSQPTNTSSLKTRNAATGLARVGVQTAQPLTLTLQDAIRRALESNNDIEVSRGDVRFQETQVRSLKGIYDPVFSVSPNYSRSSTTGSPATNDFRVNAGLTQFIERGGGNYQAFFNNQRTENAFNQAQVSSGSVQGGTAVFSSSLGFTYTQPLFRNFRIDSKRHQIIIAQKRLEQTDSEFRLTATSTITQVQRAYWDLVFASRNQQNQIANVNLAKENLRQVEAKIEAGAAAPLERAEVETELANREGDLLLATQQVGIAENLLKQLILRDPLSNEWSQSLVPTDAPQVSLDALNLDNAMKDAMDNRFELRRLKLQKEINSTDIRFYKNQTKPQIDFNSTFSLDGLSQGGTSTDSTFVPQFTGNDEILRQKLNLLFAPGSQIPNPLIEIPGTPSFLVGGFNRSLANIFRSDAPNFSLGVTISFPFRNRTAKANLDGARIQEQQLEAQTRGQEQTVIVEVRNAVQAVETARQRVLTARRARQNAEIQLAGEQKLYEAGRSTTFLLFQRENSLTNAKNAEIRAETDFNKAVADLQRVTSTAFRENNITIDSPVPGLK, encoded by the coding sequence TTGACAGTATTCATTTGCGTTCTCGGCATTTCGGTGATGGCATCGCCGCAGACCGATACACGTACTAACGAAAATGTCAGCGACGACAAGATGACCGCATCTATTGCGAACATCCCGTCACAGCCGACAAATACGAGTTCCCTTAAAACGCGAAATGCGGCTACCGGACTTGCACGCGTCGGAGTTCAAACGGCACAGCCTTTAACACTTACGCTGCAGGATGCTATTCGCCGGGCTCTTGAGAGCAATAATGATATTGAGGTTTCTCGCGGCGATGTTCGTTTCCAGGAAACACAGGTTCGATCACTGAAGGGCATTTACGACCCTGTCTTTTCGGTGTCGCCAAATTATTCACGGAGCAGTACAACCGGTTCACCTGCTACGAATGATTTCCGTGTTAATGCCGGCCTCACGCAGTTCATTGAGCGGGGCGGCGGTAATTATCAGGCATTTTTCAACAATCAGCGAACTGAAAACGCTTTTAATCAGGCTCAGGTGAGTTCGGGCTCTGTCCAGGGCGGCACTGCGGTCTTTTCATCAAGCCTAGGCTTTACTTATACTCAGCCGCTTTTTAGAAATTTTCGGATAGACAGCAAACGTCATCAGATCATAATTGCCCAAAAACGTCTCGAACAAACAGATTCGGAATTTCGACTAACAGCAACGAGCACAATAACTCAGGTTCAGCGGGCCTATTGGGACCTCGTCTTCGCTTCGCGAAATCAGCAAAATCAGATCGCTAATGTTAACCTCGCAAAAGAAAATCTGCGTCAGGTCGAAGCGAAGATCGAGGCGGGTGCGGCGGCTCCGCTTGAACGAGCAGAGGTCGAAACAGAACTTGCGAATCGCGAAGGCGATCTTCTGCTTGCGACCCAGCAGGTTGGAATCGCTGAAAATCTATTGAAACAGTTAATCCTCCGTGACCCGCTTTCAAATGAATGGTCACAGTCATTAGTTCCGACTGACGCTCCTCAAGTTAGCCTGGATGCTCTCAACTTGGACAACGCAATGAAGGACGCGATGGACAATCGTTTTGAACTGCGACGGCTAAAGCTTCAGAAAGAGATCAACTCGACGGATATTCGTTTTTATAAAAATCAGACAAAGCCCCAGATCGACTTTAATTCGACATTTTCACTCGACGGCCTTTCACAAGGGGGAACATCTACAGATTCAACATTCGTTCCTCAGTTCACGGGCAATGATGAAATACTGCGACAAAAATTGAATCTGTTATTTGCTCCGGGTAGTCAGATCCCAAATCCGCTGATTGAGATTCCCGGCACGCCATCATTTTTGGTTGGCGGCTTTAATCGTTCGCTTGCAAATATATTCCGTAGCGATGCTCCCAATTTTTCATTGGGTGTTACGATTTCATTCCCATTCCGAAATCGCACTGCGAAAGCGAATCTCGACGGAGCACGAATACAAGAACAGCAGCTGGAAGCCCAAACCCGCGGCCAGGAACAGACAGTCATCGTCGAGGTGAGAAATGCCGTGCAAGCGGTTGAGACCGCGCGGCAACGTGTGCTGACCGCTCGTCGAGCAAGGCAAAATGCTGAGATACAATTGGCTGGGGAGCAGAAACTTTACGAGGCAGGCAGATCTACAACGTTTTTGCTTTTTCAGCGTGAGAACTCTTTGACCAACGCGAAAAATGCTGAGATACGAGCTGAGACGGATTTCAACAAAGCGGTTGCCGATCTTCAGCGTGTAACTTCAACTGCGTTTCGTGAAAATAACATCACGATAGATTCACCAGTTCCGGGATTGAAATAA
- the gap gene encoding type I glyceraldehyde-3-phosphate dehydrogenase, producing MAIKVGINGFGRIGRSVVRTWLGDSDIDLVAVNDLTDTKTLAHLLKYDSVMGNLDHKITAGDGKIEVEGDSFRVFSEKDPALIPWEEVGADIVIESTGRFTKAEDAGKHIRGSVKKVVISAPAKGEDITIVLGVNEKMYDAASHHIISNASCTTNCLAPVAKVIHEKFGIKSALMNTIHSYTNDQQLLDLPHKDLRRARAAALSMIPTSTGAAKAIALVIPELKGKFDGISVRVPTPNVSLVDVVMNVEKETSTEEVNAILKEAAHGELKGILAFSEEPLVSIDFKGNSNSSIVDAENTKVIGGTCIKVLSWYDNEWGYSCRVRDLVRFVAEKGL from the coding sequence ATGGCTATAAAAGTAGGTATAAATGGTTTTGGACGCATCGGACGCTCGGTTGTCAGGACGTGGTTGGGCGATTCGGATATCGATCTAGTTGCGGTAAACGATCTTACGGATACCAAAACGCTTGCACATTTGCTCAAATACGATTCGGTAATGGGCAATCTAGACCACAAGATCACTGCGGGTGACGGCAAGATCGAGGTCGAGGGCGACAGTTTTCGCGTGTTTTCTGAAAAGGATCCCGCGCTGATACCGTGGGAAGAGGTCGGTGCCGATATTGTTATCGAATCAACCGGAAGATTTACCAAGGCGGAGGATGCGGGCAAGCACATTCGCGGCAGCGTGAAGAAGGTCGTTATTTCTGCTCCCGCAAAAGGCGAAGACATCACGATCGTACTAGGCGTAAATGAGAAAATGTACGATGCAGCAAGCCATCACATCATTTCGAATGCCTCATGCACAACGAACTGTTTGGCTCCAGTTGCGAAGGTCATTCATGAGAAATTCGGTATCAAAAGCGCTTTGATGAATACGATCCACAGCTACACGAACGATCAGCAGTTGCTTGATCTGCCGCATAAAGACCTTCGCCGAGCGCGTGCTGCTGCTTTGTCGATGATCCCGACCTCGACCGGTGCCGCTAAGGCCATAGCTCTTGTAATTCCTGAATTAAAAGGAAAGTTTGACGGCATTTCAGTTCGTGTTCCGACGCCGAACGTTTCGCTTGTCGATGTAGTGATGAATGTCGAAAAAGAAACCTCGACAGAAGAGGTCAATGCGATCCTAAAAGAAGCCGCACACGGTGAACTTAAAGGGATTTTGGCATTCAGCGAAGAACCATTGGTTTCCATTGACTTTAAAGGCAATTCGAATTCGTCGATCGTTGATGCCGAGAATACAAAGGTCATCGGCGGCACATGTATAAAGGTGCTTTCGTGGTACGACAACGAATGGGGCTACTCATGCCGTGTGCGTGATCTCGTAAGGTTCGTCGCCGAAAAAGGCCTTTGA
- a CDS encoding phosphoglycerate kinase, translating to MNKKTIKDVQLSGKRVFMRVDFNVPIKDGKISDDTRILGAMPTIQYAVEQGAKVILASHLGRPLKDKKKTEEKGLPYDPAKYSLRPVAEYLSKLLGKSIHFEDVDDAMDMFSMKNAMVNGEIIMYENLRLHPGEEKNDPEFAKLLAEEIDVYVNDAFGTAHRAHASTEGITHYVDDCVAGLLMEKELNFLGKALHDPERPFVAILGGAKVSDKIPVIESLINRKVDKLLIGGAMAYTFFKAQGFTIGKSLVEDEMMPKALEIEQMAKDAGVELILPTDHQVVDSYDPLNSRKTIPVAFTNAGLVGLDIGVETIEIFKQALEGAKTIVWNGPMGMFEEKPFDEGTVAIAKAVANATDNGAISIVGGGDSVSAVNQAGLNEKISHISTGGGATLEFLAGDVLPGVAALNDK from the coding sequence ATGAATAAGAAAACCATAAAAGATGTCCAATTGTCCGGCAAACGGGTTTTTATGCGTGTTGATTTCAACGTGCCGATCAAAGATGGGAAAATCTCCGACGATACTCGCATTCTCGGAGCCATGCCGACGATTCAGTATGCCGTCGAACAAGGAGCAAAGGTCATTTTGGCTTCGCACTTGGGACGCCCGTTAAAGGACAAAAAGAAGACTGAGGAAAAAGGCTTGCCGTATGATCCGGCAAAATACAGTCTGCGGCCTGTCGCTGAATATTTATCAAAATTGCTCGGCAAATCCATACATTTTGAAGATGTCGATGATGCGATGGACATGTTTTCTATGAAAAATGCGATGGTCAATGGTGAAATAATAATGTATGAAAATCTTAGGCTGCATCCGGGCGAGGAAAAGAATGACCCAGAATTCGCGAAATTACTTGCAGAAGAGATTGACGTTTATGTAAATGATGCTTTTGGTACGGCACATCGAGCACACGCTTCGACAGAAGGCATAACGCATTATGTTGATGATTGCGTTGCAGGGCTGTTGATGGAGAAAGAACTTAATTTTCTCGGAAAAGCTCTGCATGACCCGGAAAGGCCGTTCGTGGCTATTTTAGGCGGTGCAAAGGTCTCGGACAAGATACCTGTCATAGAATCGCTTATAAACCGCAAAGTCGATAAGCTGCTGATCGGCGGAGCAATGGCATACACGTTCTTTAAGGCTCAAGGCTTTACCATCGGTAAATCGCTGGTCGAGGACGAAATGATGCCAAAAGCGCTCGAGATCGAGCAAATGGCAAAGGATGCCGGCGTCGAATTGATACTGCCAACCGATCATCAGGTCGTCGATAGCTATGACCCGCTTAATTCGCGAAAGACCATTCCTGTCGCATTTACAAACGCGGGACTAGTAGGCCTCGATATCGGCGTCGAGACAATTGAAATATTCAAACAAGCCCTCGAAGGAGCAAAAACGATCGTCTGGAACGGGCCGATGGGAATGTTCGAAGAAAAGCCGTTTGACGAAGGCACAGTCGCGATAGCAAAAGCAGTCGCTAACGCTACCGACAACGGAGCAATATCAATCGTCGGCGGCGGCGATTCAGTCTCTGCCGTAAATCAGGCAGGCCTTAACGAAAAAATAAGCCACATCTCAACCGGCGGCGGAGCAACACTAGAGTTTTTGGCCGGTGACGTGCTTCCGGGCGTAGCCGCACTGAACGATAAGTAA
- a CDS encoding triose-phosphate isomerase produces MRKPVIAGNWKMYKLLGEAVDTALALKPLVANANHCEIVIAPVFTALKTVADRLEGSNIGLAAQDCAARNEFGAHTGEISPTIIKDVGCRYVIIGHSERRQFYGETDESVNRKTKAALAAGLTAIVCVGEMLDERDAGQAESVVKRQLVSGLDGLTVADMERIIIAYEPVWAIGTGKTATPEQAQEMHGFIRRTVAETHAGETADKVRILYGGSVKPDNIATLMSQPDVDGALVGGSSLEAGSFAQIVNYGRN; encoded by the coding sequence ATGAGAAAACCCGTAATCGCCGGAAATTGGAAAATGTACAAACTGCTCGGAGAGGCAGTTGACACTGCGCTTGCGTTAAAACCGCTTGTGGCAAACGCTAATCATTGCGAAATTGTAATTGCTCCGGTTTTTACGGCATTGAAAACTGTTGCCGACCGGCTCGAAGGTTCGAATATAGGTCTGGCGGCTCAGGATTGCGCTGCTCGGAACGAATTTGGTGCTCACACAGGCGAGATCTCTCCAACGATAATAAAGGATGTCGGCTGTCGATACGTTATTATCGGCCACAGCGAGCGGCGGCAGTTTTATGGGGAGACCGACGAATCGGTAAATAGAAAGACGAAAGCTGCCCTTGCGGCTGGGTTGACAGCCATCGTATGTGTGGGCGAAATGCTTGATGAGAGAGATGCCGGACAGGCTGAAAGTGTCGTTAAAAGACAACTGGTAAGCGGGTTAGACGGTTTGACAGTTGCGGATATGGAACGTATCATAATCGCTTACGAGCCTGTCTGGGCGATCGGAACGGGTAAAACCGCGACGCCCGAACAGGCTCAAGAAATGCACGGCTTCATTCGCCGAACCGTTGCCGAAACACACGCCGGCGAAACAGCGGACAAAGTTCGTATTCTCTATGGCGGATCGGTAAAACCGGACAACATCGCGACACTTATGTCGCAGCCGGATGTGGATGGTGCATTGGTCGGAGGGTCGAGTCTCGAAGCGGGGAGCTTCGCTCAGATCGTAAACTACGGACGTAATTAA
- the secG gene encoding preprotein translocase subunit SecG — MLIAAVLLQPGKTDAGALFTSNVSSSAMSPRGTATVLSKVTIAAASMFMLSALLLAMPALTGNVSVLNSIPETPTEAPASIDANPDDANSNTATSTDANSNTAAPADANANTSEPTEGSPANK, encoded by the coding sequence GTGCTTATCGCTGCGGTCTTGTTGCAGCCTGGTAAGACTGATGCAGGAGCTTTGTTCACCAGCAATGTTTCGAGTTCGGCAATGAGTCCGCGCGGAACCGCAACGGTGTTGTCAAAAGTGACGATCGCAGCAGCGTCAATGTTTATGTTATCAGCATTGTTGCTGGCGATGCCTGCTTTGACCGGTAACGTCTCGGTTTTGAACAGCATTCCGGAAACACCGACGGAAGCTCCGGCTTCGATTGATGCAAACCCCGATGATGCAAATTCAAACACGGCGACATCAACGGATGCTAACTCGAATACTGCTGCACCGGCCGATGCCAATGCAAATACGTCCGAGCCCACTGAAGGTTCTCCGGCGAACAAGTAA
- a CDS encoding MCE family protein, translating to MPRRQQKLTLSELRVGIFMLGALLVTGFLILNSSGGFNPFEKKLRLKSRFESADGLHPGADVQLAGVSVGKVEDVRFLPPDSPAGQRIEATLAVVQELDNKPISDLIRTDSRAQLVATSILGNDKMINIIPGTSKGSPIVNGALLDSSAGNSLTQLTETGNDLLKKINEIAVPANDILNKANQGDGTLGRIINDESLYKSLDSAVLETRATMTRLQTTIDKINKGQGSAGKLVNDPALYDSLNKTVAQLEAISGDIKAGRGSAGKFVNDDALYLETRDAVANLKVSAEKISAIADDVKLITSDIRDGKGSAGKLFRDDKLYDETKDAIARFAATTVRIEAILADAQAGKGTIGRLVTDETLYNSINQTANNVNTLSSEGTKLLYDFRQNPKKFLRIKLALF from the coding sequence ATGCCCAGACGTCAACAAAAACTTACCTTAAGTGAGCTTCGCGTGGGAATATTTATGCTCGGCGCGTTGCTGGTCACTGGTTTCCTGATCCTTAACTCAAGTGGGGGCTTTAATCCGTTTGAGAAAAAACTGCGGCTAAAGTCCCGATTCGAAAGCGCAGACGGCCTGCATCCGGGAGCCGATGTTCAGCTGGCTGGCGTTTCCGTTGGGAAGGTCGAGGACGTTAGGTTTCTTCCGCCTGACTCGCCCGCAGGACAACGGATCGAAGCGACGCTTGCAGTAGTCCAGGAATTGGACAACAAGCCAATTTCCGACCTGATCCGTACTGATTCTCGTGCACAATTGGTCGCTACGTCGATCCTCGGCAACGACAAGATGATAAACATCATTCCCGGCACGTCAAAAGGCAGTCCTATCGTCAATGGTGCTTTGCTCGATTCAAGCGCGGGAAATTCGTTAACCCAACTGACTGAAACCGGAAATGATCTGCTCAAAAAGATCAATGAGATCGCTGTTCCGGCAAATGATATTCTGAACAAGGCTAACCAAGGCGACGGCACACTTGGCCGCATTATCAATGATGAATCGCTCTATAAAAGTCTCGACAGCGCCGTCCTTGAAACTCGAGCAACGATGACGCGCCTGCAAACTACGATAGACAAAATAAATAAGGGCCAGGGCAGCGCAGGCAAATTGGTGAACGATCCCGCTCTTTACGATAGTTTGAATAAAACAGTAGCGCAGTTGGAAGCTATCTCAGGCGATATCAAAGCCGGACGCGGCTCCGCGGGGAAATTTGTCAATGATGACGCTTTGTATTTAGAGACTCGCGATGCAGTGGCTAACCTAAAAGTTTCGGCGGAAAAGATCTCGGCGATCGCCGATGATGTAAAACTAATAACGTCTGACATTCGAGACGGTAAAGGTTCAGCCGGAAAATTGTTCCGAGACGACAAGTTATACGACGAGACGAAAGATGCTATTGCCCGCTTCGCCGCAACAACTGTCCGTATCGAAGCGATACTCGCCGATGCACAGGCAGGCAAAGGAACGATCGGACGCCTTGTAACCGACGAAACGCTTTACAACAGCATTAATCAAACCGCTAATAACGTAAACACCCTATCGAGCGAAGGCACGAAACTTCTCTATGATTTTCGGCAGAATCCTAAGAAATTCCTACGCATTAAATTGGCGTTGTTTTAG
- a CDS encoding ATP-binding cassette domain-containing protein has translation MSFENIEFREQIHADGLLPASSSDARSSERILPAIEFRDVELAFDDQVILDKISFSVRRGETKIVLGGSGSGKSTIIKLILGLLKPDAGQIFIEGEDITDLDDVELMRIRENIGMVFQEGALFDSLSVYDNVAYRLHEDGIDEDEVEHEVRRMLQFVDLEDAIDKMPIELSGGMRRRVGIARALVGNPGIVLFDEPTAGLDPPTARTICELAIKLRDLEDVSSIFVTHEMNNLEYISSEYTVLDRKGKVHFELEGERLCLINTEVMMLRNGKIIFSGKDEQLRANSDSYIQRFIRGK, from the coding sequence ATGTCATTTGAGAATATTGAATTTCGAGAGCAGATACACGCGGACGGTTTGCTTCCCGCTAGCTCGTCGGACGCCCGCAGTAGTGAGCGTATTCTGCCTGCGATCGAGTTTCGAGACGTTGAACTGGCATTTGACGATCAGGTCATTTTGGACAAGATCAGCTTTTCCGTTAGGCGTGGAGAGACAAAGATAGTTTTGGGCGGCTCGGGAAGCGGTAAGTCAACGATCATCAAGCTGATTCTCGGACTCTTAAAGCCCGATGCGGGCCAAATCTTTATAGAGGGCGAAGATATCACGGACTTAGACGACGTCGAGCTGATGCGTATCCGTGAAAATATCGGTATGGTGTTTCAGGAAGGAGCCTTGTTCGATTCTTTGTCCGTATATGATAATGTCGCTTATCGCCTGCATGAAGATGGAATTGATGAGGATGAGGTTGAGCACGAAGTCCGCCGAATGCTCCAATTCGTTGATCTCGAAGACGCAATTGATAAGATGCCTATAGAGCTTTCCGGAGGCATGCGGCGGCGTGTAGGTATAGCCCGGGCACTCGTAGGAAATCCCGGCATCGTACTTTTTGACGAACCGACTGCAGGGCTTGATCCGCCGACTGCGAGAACCATATGCGAACTGGCAATTAAACTTCGCGACCTCGAGGATGTATCATCTATATTTGTAACGCACGAGATGAACAATCTTGAATATATCTCTTCTGAATACACTGTGCTGGACCGCAAGGGAAAGGTGCATTTTGAACTCGAAGGCGAACGATTGTGCTTAATAAATACCGAGGTAATGATGCTGCGGAACGGTAAGATCATCTTTAGCGGAAAGGACGAACAACTTCGTGCCAATAGTGATTCTTACATACAGAGATTTATTCGAGGAAAGTAA
- a CDS encoding ABC transporter permease, translating to MNPLTKFLFELQDITNLLWRSIKGLRKRPRYFDEIINQMDQIGVGSLGIVVLTGFFTGGVLVLQTYPTLQYYGAQSNVGQGVAVSLIRELGPVLTALMVAGRVGSAIAAELGSMVVSQQIDAMRALGTSPVRKLVTPRLIALLVTLPLLTIAADLFGLIGGGIVAKQLHGLDLNVYISSVRTGTAVDDLVAGIVKPVFFGVIIGMISCYKGLNTKGGTVGVGVSTTQAVVASSINIIIADFFLSKILQTLLQGTLF from the coding sequence ATGAATCCACTAACAAAATTCCTTTTCGAACTTCAAGATATCACAAATCTATTGTGGCGTTCGATCAAAGGTCTGCGCAAGAGACCGCGATATTTTGATGAGATCATCAATCAAATGGACCAGATCGGTGTCGGCTCGCTGGGAATTGTCGTACTTACCGGTTTTTTCACCGGCGGCGTATTGGTTCTGCAAACATACCCCACGCTGCAATATTATGGAGCCCAAAGCAACGTAGGGCAGGGAGTTGCGGTCTCATTGATCCGTGAATTGGGGCCAGTTTTGACAGCGTTGATGGTCGCAGGCCGTGTTGGCTCTGCGATAGCCGCCGAGCTAGGGTCAATGGTCGTATCGCAGCAGATCGATGCAATGCGTGCGCTTGGAACGTCCCCGGTTCGTAAGCTGGTCACTCCGCGATTGATCGCTTTGCTGGTCACTCTTCCGTTATTGACGATCGCGGCTGACCTGTTTGGGTTGATCGGCGGCGGAATCGTCGCAAAGCAGTTGCATGGACTCGATCTTAATGTTTATATATCGTCGGTTCGCACCGGCACTGCCGTTGACGACCTAGTGGCGGGTATCGTAAAGCCAGTATTTTTTGGTGTGATCATAGGAATGATCTCGTGCTACAAGGGGTTGAATACCAAAGGCGGTACGGTTGGGGTCGGAGTTTCTACTACGCAGGCGGTTGTCGCGTCATCAATCAACATTATCATTGCAGATTTTTTCCTCTCCAAAATTTTACAAACTTTACTGCAGGGTACATTATTTTAA
- a CDS encoding periplasmic heavy metal sensor, translated as MTIRFGSPICLRILTVKKFKEDMMGKKYFTTIIMLALAFVFSSTAIAQDAKPSDAPPREVQRPEMKQTRDPRTDFLHKLGLTEEQVQQIRKIHQEKKALMEEAQKRFREANRALNEAIYADQTNAEEVQARLSERQMAQAEVEKLRYMNEFAVRRVLTQEQLVRFRELRQRFEKMREELKMRRQFNVDRTRHHGKPQTAESSRSKDQQRQDL; from the coding sequence ATGACAATTCGCTTCGGCTCGCCGATCTGTTTGCGGATATTGACAGTTAAAAAGTTTAAGGAAGATATGATGGGAAAGAAATACTTCACAACAATTATCATGCTGGCTTTGGCATTTGTTTTTTCTTCAACTGCCATTGCTCAAGATGCAAAACCCTCTGACGCTCCTCCGCGTGAAGTCCAGCGTCCGGAGATGAAGCAAACCCGCGACCCTCGCACCGACTTTCTTCACAAGCTCGGATTGACGGAAGAGCAAGTACAGCAGATCCGTAAGATCCATCAAGAGAAAAAGGCATTGATGGAAGAAGCTCAAAAGCGTTTTCGAGAGGCCAACCGTGCTCTTAATGAAGCGATCTATGCCGACCAGACCAATGCAGAAGAAGTCCAGGCTCGGTTGAGTGAACGTCAGATGGCGCAGGCTGAAGTTGAGAAACTGCGGTATATGAATGAGTTTGCCGTCCGCCGTGTTTTGACGCAGGAGCAATTGGTTCGTTTTCGTGAGCTTCGTCAGAGATTTGAAAAGATGCGGGAAGAGCTAAAGATGCGTCGTCAATTCAATGTTGATAGAACCCGACATCATGGCAAACCACAGACTGCAGAGTCCTCAAGATCAAAAGACCAACAACGGCAAGACTTGTAA
- a CDS encoding RNA polymerase sigma factor, translated as MLQSKTDEQLVELAVSDDREAFDEIVRRWERKIFALCFGMLGREDDAGDACQEAFIAAYRNIKNFRGEAKVSSWLHRIAVNQCLTIKRRQKSRSEDFLDDDEGAEDRTFVASPNYSPSKVIEKSERLTLVRQAVGGLPTELRQVIVMKEFEEMTFQEISETLELPLSTVKSRLYTALKQLKMRLERTPVEVV; from the coding sequence ATGTTGCAAAGCAAAACCGATGAACAGCTTGTCGAACTGGCAGTTTCTGACGACAGGGAAGCCTTCGACGAAATCGTTAGAAGGTGGGAACGAAAGATCTTCGCTCTCTGCTTCGGTATGCTCGGGCGCGAGGACGACGCAGGCGACGCCTGTCAGGAAGCCTTTATCGCGGCCTACCGCAACATAAAGAATTTTCGCGGCGAGGCAAAGGTTTCGTCGTGGCTGCACCGGATTGCGGTGAACCAGTGTTTGACAATAAAACGTCGTCAAAAATCGCGGTCGGAGGATTTCCTCGACGATGATGAAGGAGCCGAAGATCGAACATTCGTTGCATCGCCGAATTATTCTCCGTCGAAAGTCATCGAAAAGAGTGAGCGGTTGACGCTCGTGAGACAAGCGGTTGGCGGTTTGCCGACGGAATTGAGGCAGGTGATCGTGATGAAGGAGTTTGAGGAAATGACGTTTCAGGAAATTTCGGAAACGCTCGAACTGCCGCTCAGCACGGTCAAAAGCAGGCTTTACACGGCATTGAAACAGTTGAAAATGAGGTTGGAGCGAACGCCCGTCGAGGTCGTTTGA